Proteins co-encoded in one Papaver somniferum cultivar HN1 chromosome 5, ASM357369v1, whole genome shotgun sequence genomic window:
- the LOC113281819 gene encoding uncharacterized protein LOC113281819 — translation MDTSPQTPKEIASETPPQTLNVDQKINPLRLPKAFKSFKCPERYMSPTDKLMSPVSKGLLARSKRPGSLIPPSANPPKILDKCFQDVGVSQV, via the exons ATGGATACATCTCCCCAGACCCCTAAAGAAATTGCCAGTGAAACACCACCTCAAACTCTGAATGTTGATCAGAAGATCAATCCCCTTAGACTTCCCAAAGCATTCAAGTCTTTCAAGTGTCCTGAAAG gtatatGAGTCCAACTGATAAATTGATGTCCCCTGTTTCTAAAGGACTTCTAGCTAGAAGCAAAAGACCTGGTTCTTTAATACCACCTTCTGCCAATCCACCTAAG ATACTTGATAAGTGTTTTCAGGATGTTGGTGTGTCTCAAGTCTAA